Genomic DNA from Acidisoma sp. PAMC 29798:
GCGAACTCGGCATGCAGTTGGTCGAAGTCGGCACCCCCTATCTCAATCGCCAACACATGACGGGCGAACTCGCGCTGCTGCCGCCAGAGACCCAGTTGAGCGAAGGCCAAGATGTGGATCGGCAACTCGACCGCTGCTGGGACGCGGCGCCCGATCTCGTCGTTTGCGGACTTGGGCTGGCCAATCCGCTGGAGGCCGGCGGCATGGCGACGAAATGGTCGATCGAGCTGCTGTTCAGCCCGATCCACGGCTTCGAACAGGCGGGCGATCTGGCGGGGCTGTTCACCCGCCCGCTGACCCGCCGAAACCTGCTGAAGGTCTAGGGCGATGAAGCTCACCCTGTGGACCTATGAAGGCCCGCCGCATGTGGGCGCAATGCGCATCGCCACGGCGATGACCGGGGTGCATTACGTGTTGCACGCCCCCCAGGGTGACACCTATGCCGATCTCCTGTTCACGATGATCGAACGGCGGGATCGCCGCCCGCCCGTGACCTACACGACCTTCCAAGCCCGCGACCTCGGCGGCGATACGGCGGAGCTGTTCAAGACGGCGGCGCGTGAGGCGGTGGCGCGGTTCCGCCCGGAGGTTCTGCTCGTCGGCGCCTCCTGCACTGGCGAGCTGATTCAGGACGATCCCGAGGGCCTCACACGCGGACTGGATGTGCCGGTGATTGCGCTCGATCTGCCCGCCTATCAGCGCAAGGAAAACTGGGGCGCGTCTGAGACATTCTACCACCTCGTGCGGCGCTTCGCGGCCGGCAAGCCGCTGCCCCGCGAGGGACGCCAACCCTGCTGCAACATTCTTGGGCCAACCGCCCTCGGCTTTCGCCATCGCGACGATGTGCGGGAGATCGAGCAGTTGCTGGGTCGTCTCGGCGTTGCCATCAATGTGGTCGCCCCAATGGGTGCCAGCCCCGGCGATCTTACCCGGCTGGGCGAGGCGGATTTCAACGTCGTGCTCTATCCCGAGATTGCGGATACCGCAGCGGCCTGGTTGGAGCGGCAGTTCGGGCAGAAGCGGGTGACGACGGTGCCGATCGGCGTCGGCGCCACGCGGGCTTTCGTGGCGGAAGTGGCGGCGCTCGCAGGTCTTTCGGCGGCCGATTGCGAGCGGAACAGCAACCTGCCCTGGTACTCGCGATCTGTGGACGCCACCTATCTGACGGGCAAGAAGGTTTTCATCTTCGGCGACGCGAGCCACGCCATCGCCGCCGCCCGCGTGGCGGTGACGGAACTCGGTTTCGCCTTGGTCGGCCTTGGCACCTATAGCCGCGAATACGCGAAGGATGTGCGCCAGGCCGCCGCGTCCTACGGCATCGAGGCGCTCATCACTGACGATTACCTGGATGTCGAGGCGCAGGTCGCCGCGACCGAGCCGGACCTTGTGCTGGGCACACAGATGGAACGCCACATCTGCAAGCGGCTTGGCATTCCCTGCGCCGTCATCTCGGCGCCCGTTCATGTGCAGGATTTTCCGGCGCGGTATTCGCCGCAGATGGGGTTCGAAGGCGCCAACGTCCTGTTCGACACCTGGGTCCATCCGCTGATGATGGGCCTGGAGGAGCATCTGCTGGCGATGTTCCGCGAAGATAGCGAATTCGGGGAGGGTGCTGCGCCCTCCCATCTCCCGGTCTCGGCGGCCCCGGTTCCGGTTGATGTCGTGGCCGAGGCTGCGCCAAGTGCCGACGCGGTGTGGCTGCCGGAGGCTGAGCAGGCGCTGCGCCGGATACCGGTCTTCGTTCGCGGCAAGGCGCGCCGCAATACCGAAGCCTATGCCCGGTCGCAGGGTGTCGCCGCCATTGCCCTGCAAACTCTTTATGATGCGAGGGCGCATTATGCGCGCTGACTCCACCCCGTTTCGCATCGTCATCGTAACCATGGACAGCTACCTCGCCCATGCGGCGGAGGCGGCGGAACAGGTTCTGCGGCGCGACATCCCCGGTCTGGAACTGCGGGTTCATACGGCTGACGAATGGGGCCAGGATCCGGCGATGCTCGACGCCTGCCTCGCCGATATCGAGCGCGGGGACATCATCGTCGCGGCCATGCTTTTCCTCGAAGATCATATCCGCGCCGTGATGCCCGCGTTGGCCGCGCGGCGGGACCATTGCGACGCCATGCTCGGCGTGATGTCGGCCGGCGAGGTTGTGCGCCTCACACGGCTCGGCAAGTTCACCATGGACAGCAAGTCCGGTGGCGGTCTCGCCCTTCTGAAGCGCTTGCGCGGCAGCAGTTCCAAGGAAGGCCGCCCGTCCAGCGGTCAGGCCCAGATGAAGATGCTGCGTCGCCTGCCGACGCTGCTCAAGTTCATTCCGGGCGCCGCGCAGGACGCGCGCTGCTATTTTCTGTCGATGCAGTATTGGCTCGGTGGCTCCGAGACCAATCTCGCCAATATGGTCCGGCTGCTGGTGGACCGCTACGCGGCGGGCCCGCGCCAGACCATCGCCGGCACGGTGCGCGCCTCGGCGCCCATCCAATATCCTGATGTCGGGCTCTATCATCCTGCGATCGAGGGCGGCGTCACCACCGACATCGGTCAGCTGCCGCGACACGGCCTGCGTGGCACGGTGGGGCTGCTGCTGCTGCGGTCCTATGTGCTCGCCGGCAACGCCGCCCATTACGCGGGCGTGATCGCAGCCTTGGAGGCGCAAGGCCTGCGCGTCATTCCGGCTTTTGCCGCCGGCTTGGACGGCCGCCCCGCGATGGAGACCTATTTCATGGCCAACGGCGTTTCCATCGTCGATGCCATCGTCTCGCTCACCGGTTTCTCGCTTGTCGGTGGCCCTGCCTACAACGATGCAAAGGCGGCCGACGAGATCCTGGCCCGCTTCGACGTGCCCTATATCACCGCCCATCCGGTCGAGTTCCAGACGCTAGAGCAATGGCAGAGCGACGCGCGCGGGCTGATGCCCGTCGAGGCCGCGATGATGGTGGCGATTCCCGAACTCGATGGCGGCATCTGGCCGATGACCTTCGGTGGCCGGTCCTCCTCTGGCGACAACCATCGCCGGCAGATGGTGGTGCATGAGGAGCGGGCGGCGATGCTTGCCTCCCGCGTCGCCCGGTTGGTGAGCCTGCGCCGGTCCGAACGCGCCACGCGACGGGTTGCGGTGGTGCTGTTCAACTTCCCGCCCAATGCCGGGGCTACCGGCACCGCCGCCTATCTCGCAGTCTTCGAATCCCTGCACAACACGCTGCAGGCTTTGGCCGACGGCGGCTATGAGGTCGATGTGCCGCCGACGGTGGATGCCTTGCGCGACCGCATTCTCAAGGGCAATGCAAGCCGGTTCGGCACCGATGCGAATGTCGCGGTCCGTATCCCCGTCGCCGATCATGTGCGGCGGGAAACATGGCTGTCCGAGATCGAGACGACCTGGGGCCCCGCGCCCGGCCGCCAGAACAGTGACGGCAGCACCATCCAGGTGCTTGGCGAGCGCTTCGGCAATGTCTTC
This window encodes:
- the bchB gene encoding ferredoxin:protochlorophyllide reductase (ATP-dependent) subunit B, with translation MKLTLWTYEGPPHVGAMRIATAMTGVHYVLHAPQGDTYADLLFTMIERRDRRPPVTYTTFQARDLGGDTAELFKTAAREAVARFRPEVLLVGASCTGELIQDDPEGLTRGLDVPVIALDLPAYQRKENWGASETFYHLVRRFAAGKPLPREGRQPCCNILGPTALGFRHRDDVREIEQLLGRLGVAINVVAPMGASPGDLTRLGEADFNVVLYPEIADTAAAWLERQFGQKRVTTVPIGVGATRAFVAEVAALAGLSAADCERNSNLPWYSRSVDATYLTGKKVFIFGDASHAIAAARVAVTELGFALVGLGTYSREYAKDVRQAAASYGIEALITDDYLDVEAQVAATEPDLVLGTQMERHICKRLGIPCAVISAPVHVQDFPARYSPQMGFEGANVLFDTWVHPLMMGLEEHLLAMFREDSEFGEGAAPSHLPVSAAPVPVDVVAEAAPSADAVWLPEAEQALRRIPVFVRGKARRNTEAYARSQGVAAIALQTLYDARAHYAR